agctgctggcttgaaagcagcaatacttttcttgcgtggcaagaaaagtgttactgCTTTCAAACTCTTGCTGCCTTTTTCATCTGATGAGAGGGGGATGCCCCTCCTCTCAGTAGAAAAAAGCGGAAGtccctttgaaagcagcaacattttctcgcaggcaagaaaagtgttgctgctttcaaacacctcctgtcagctgaaaaacagccaggtgaacacctctactgcagaaagccgatctccggttgcctaggaaattgattgatggtgccaggctgtctgcagtgacaaaacaaaaaatgaactggcctaaagttcatcgtggttcatcagaaaagggctctgatgaaccaccacaaaccggcccagttcatggcaaactttggtttgtatttcggtccatgcccatctctactctagaggAATGATCCAGGTATACACTGGTGGAAAAATCTCacttagttaccccctctcattgCTTCTTCTCGTACGATAATTTCCCCCAACTCATAAGGAGACTACCTATTCAGGTAACAATGTCCCCATAAATGGAAGTACTGCTTTTCAAATGTTCCCGATCAAAGTAAGCTTGCACGTGTGTGAAGTGCACTTTCTCCATGTGTACAGTTTGCTAATGAGCCAAATACTGTACACTGGCAGAGGACAGGGCCAGCACAATTGTGCCCATTCCTTCTCCATGGGTTGATTCTACATGTGCATATGATATGTGCAGAGAACTACAGAAAAGCTCTATCCAGATCTTTTGTAATAAGGGATTCATTGCACGGCTTACTATAGCTGAGCTGCCTATTTAGACAATGGAATAAAAAACACAATGGCACTTTCTTTACCCATCAAGAAGCTGAGCTGGTTCGTCTTCTGGCACAAGACAATCTGTTGTAGAATTTCCAGGCACCTAATCATCCAGATGATGTGGTTATTTTCAGTGTCAGAAGTGCTTTTACACATTACGGATACAATCTGGGTGCCAGTCACATCAAAGCAAGTCTCAGGGCTACTATGCTACCAATGTGACATATACAGAGGTACAGAAATTCGGTCCTGTATTTCATCTGATTACCAAATTTTCCATTTtggcaaaaacaaaacaactttaaaaaacagaaatacaaaccTCTCCTTGATAATCCACTGCACTGATTCCTGCATACAAAGGAATAAAACTACTGGCTAGGAGAGCCTAAAGAAGAAAGGCAAACAAAAAAGAGTCAAAATACTTTAATGTATTAAGATCTTCTTTATGTTTTCACCAATGgttgttattcttattattaaTTTAACTCGTTTTTCAAATGATGCAGCATATGCACTTCTAATTTGTCTCTCATGAATCTGCTGCCTTTGCCTGATGACAAGGTCAGCTCTATAACCACAGTTGTCTCatgaaaaacagccttcccaacATCCTGTTCCATCCTCATTCATTTGAAAATATGTGTTTTTAGTGCTAGATAATGGAGCAAGGCTTTAAATCACATCAGCTCTTGAATTTTCAGTAAAATCTTGCTCTGAAAGATTACATTGGATCGTCTAAACTACCTCAAGGAAAGCAATAAGAACCCACATTCGCTAGCCTCTGCCCTTTATATGCAAAAGTTGAACAACGTGCTCCAGATTATCAGTCTAAAAACATAGGAAATTACTCCATCTGAGATACTTTAAAGAGGCTTCAATAGCCATCTGTTTCGGACTAATGTAGATTTGCTTGTCAAAGTCCAAAATCCTTCTGCTCACCTTTATCTTCAAGTGTGTTTGTTTATGCGTGGAGAGGGAAGAGGAGAAATGTGGTTAAGGTAAAGACTTGCTTTGGATATTGTTTTTATTGGTCCTGATTCAGTTTAGATGTGTCAAGGATCCTGAATGGGGATCCACAATTTTATCaaccaaaagggggaggggagaaagcaaaaGAGTTTGGGTGGAAGCCTCCTTTGGTACATGAATCTCCTTTACTAGACTGAAATGATGCAACTCTTCATTCTTTTTTTCTGCCTAATACAAGCCTTGGCCTTCAGATATCATATTCTTCAGAGGGAAAATGCCCTGCTTACTTACACATACATGCAGAAAATGGATGAGGGATTATTATTTCTCAAGGAATAAAGGCCCCAGTTATTAAGGTTTACAGAAATATTAGGTCATGCAGTTTGTAGTTTAAACACATCAGCAGTCCTTCGAAACACAGTTACTCAAGTGAATAAAATGAAGATTGCTCAAGCCACAGTTAATAAAATCCAAACTCTTGGACCCTGGAGACATTCATGCATTTTCATTTATAGCAGTGATATGCAACTCTCCCACCTTAACAAGATCCTCTCTCGAGGCAAAATTTGAAAGCAAATGATTTTTTCCATTTTTAGCACTAGTGACTGATATAAAGAGGCGATTTTCTGCTATCTCATGAGCGTTAGGAGGGAGAACTGAATCAATGCTGCCCCTAAAGAAAAAGAGAATGATAAACATTAGTCATTCTTAATAATTAAAGACCTTCTAAATAATTAAGGAGGGAAAGAATGCTCCTTTCTCTCACGGATATTGCAAAGAACCATCTATACAGAATCTCCTCAGCAGTATTTTCACGCAAAACTAAGTTCAAAAGAGCACTTACCAAAAACCTACCTAAGTTTTGTCATGAAATCATAGCCTGGCGTTAGTGCTCCCAAATATTGTTTCCTAGTTTCTTCTGCAAATGTATGTGTAACTTGTATACATTCCtgaaatacatatacatacacaaatGTTTATCTCAGTTAGATAAATGCTTGATTAAAATATGTCAAAACAGATATAACTTGAAGATTTAACAATCCTGAAAAAGAACGAAAGTCATAGAAATGTCACACCCAGTTCAGATATCCAGGATCTTTCTGGATCAGCTCCGGTTTGGGTATTTTTACCCGAAGCGAATACCGAAGTGCACAGCCCTAGGTGCAACAGAGTCACACAGCTGGATACTTCATTAACTTCCTAGTACAGTCTGAGACACCTACTGGTTTATGTTCTAGTCATTGTCTACTCATTATTAGAATCAGAACAAAATCAGAAtcaaaaatcagaaagaaaacagaaacgTGATCTGAAAACACTGGCAAAAGGAATTTCTTTAAACTCTGCCCCTACCTATCATTACTTTCACTTATAGAGCACTAGGGATGCTTGAATACCCATCAGTATGGCTCACATCCTGTTTGTCAGGGAGTTGATTTTTCAATTATcaatttaataacaacattcgatttatataccgcccttcaggacaacttaatgcccactcaaagtggtttacaaagtatgccattattatccccacaacaaaacaccctgtgaggtgggtggggctgagagagctccagagaactgtgactagcccaaggtcacccagctggcttcaagtggaggagtgtggaatcaaacccggctctccagattagagtcccgcgctcttaaccactacaccaaactggctctcaaatttgACTGTTTATCAACCCATTCATGGCTTTCGTGCATCCTCATGCTTACACATGACTATTAAGTTAGCCCTTGTCCTTGCTGAATAACTGTTCCACTCAGCAGCCAACTGTTCATAGACAATTAaattcatataaatcagtcataatgGGGGCTTGCCCTGACTCACCAGCTGGCTGTTTCAGCTGGGAAGGTAAGGCAGAGGGCTGGCTTCTTTAGCAGTGTGTGGCTGTCATTGTGGGGGGTAAACGAGGAGGTGCCTCAGGTTCTGGCTGAATATCCTATCAGGGCACACAGATGAAGGGGGAGGCAGAGCCTACTTGCTGGGCTCATAGCCTTTCCTGGTTCCTGCTACCATTCCATGTGGGACTGGCATGGGCTTGGGTATCTGGCACCCAGGACTTGACCCTGGCTCCCCAGGGAGACACAGATGACCCCACCCCATTGCCACAGAGGGGGGCAAAACTTACCAGTGGCAACGGCAGCCGCTGGGGGTATCCCTGCCCAGCGGCCTCAGGGTGTTGGCTCTTGCTCCAGACActgtctcagaaacacacagggaaGCTCCTCTGTGGCTGGGACAAGCCGTTTCTGCCTGACTTCAATTTGCTGCTTCCTCATCACCCAGGGGCCCAGCCCTCCCTGCACCTGGGCAGCCAGCCTCAGTGCTGCCAAGATCTCCAGTAGCCTCACCACTGACACATGTGGCCTCCGTCCATCCCAGGCAGGAGGAGCCAGTACAGCTCAGGCACACTGCCCTGACATGGCCAGAAAGGGCTGCCGCACCACCTCCCATCCAGGTGGCCCCAAACCCCCAGGTGGCCACAACCTCCAAAGGGGAGAAGGAAACCAATCCAcaaaggaagaggggagaaaacGGCCACTTCACAATGTCCTGCCAGCCAAAGGGCCTGAGGACATGACCACAGCTGCCCAACTGCCTCCCCACCAGGGAAGCCCTGAGGTCTCACAGTGTGGTGGGGCAGGCTCTGGTTTCTTTGCTGGTGGCCACAGACAAAGCAGAGAATGGTGGGCCAATGTCCAAGCCCTGCTTCTGATGTGCTGCCTTCCAACCCCTGGCCACAGGATTGGCCTGGGTGCTGGGGATGGGAGGTAGGGCTGGGGATATGGGGAGGGATTAAAAAAGGGCTCTGAATGCAGACCAGAGAGGAAAAAAGGGGAGAGAGCCGGTGAGGAGAGACTGAGCAAACAAGCAGGTAAGCAAACAACCTGTTGagagagcaagcaagcaaacacctGAGGCTAAACCCCAGGGAGCCAGCAGGGGATGTAGGTGGAGTGAACCTACCCCACTCTCCCATATCTGAGGCCTGCAAGGAGCCCTCGAGGACCCATGGGACAGGACGGCGAATGGCCAGAAGCCAGCCCCCATTCATGACACGAATGAcaggatccatgccctatgctgcGCCAATGCtacaatggctgtaatcaataaaattgcAGCCAATTTTTCCCAAAGCACATGTGTAAGTGTCTTATCTGTCACAACAATGGCCTAACACACACCAATACGGCTGCaaataaatgctatttttttAGTAAAAACCTACCTTTTAGTTTTTATCCAAGTAGTTTTTAGTGGCGCAAACAGCTGCCAATCAGTTTAAAACAGCAATGACTTTGCA
The DNA window shown above is from Eublepharis macularius isolate TG4126 chromosome 3, MPM_Emac_v1.0, whole genome shotgun sequence and carries:
- the PNPLA4 gene encoding patatin-like phospholipase domain-containing protein 4 isoform X3; its protein translation is MECIQVTHTFAEETRKQYLGALTPGYDFMTKLRGSIDSVLPPNAHEIAENRLFISVTSAKNGKNHLLSNFASREDLVKALLASSFIPLYAGISAVDYQGEKWIDGGLTNGLPILPVGRTVTVSPFCGRLDICPQNKGRINVYVKIAKQDFMLSIANLIRLHQALFPPSQKKMEALYQDGYDDAILFLLKENWFE